One stretch of Castor canadensis chromosome 12, mCasCan1.hap1v2, whole genome shotgun sequence DNA includes these proteins:
- the Rpl5 gene encoding large ribosomal subunit protein uL18, protein MREGHGLFFPPLYRCWAGVSSCGHWCVARRMGFVKVVKNKAYFKRYQVKFRRRREGKTDYYARKRLVIQDKNKYNTPKYRMIVRVTNRDIICQIAYARIEGDMIVCAAYAHELPKYGVKVGLTNYAAAYCTGLLLARRLLNRFGMDKIYEGQVEVTGDEYNVESIDGQPGAFTCYLDAGLARTTTGNKVFGALKGAVDGGLSIPHSTKRFPGYDSESKEFNAEVHRKHIMGQNVADYMRYLMEEDEDSYKKQFSQYIKNNVTPDMMEEMYKKAHTAIRENPVYEKKPKREVKKKRWNRPKMSLAQKKDRVAQKKASFLRAQERAAES, encoded by the exons ATGCGCGAGGGCCAcggccttttttttccccccctctaTCGCTGCTGGGCTGGTGTGTCGAGCTGCGGACACTGGTGTGTGGCCCGCAGGATG gGGTTTGTTAAAGTTGTCAAGAATAAGGCCTACTTCAAGAGATACCAAGTGAAATTTAGAAGACGACGAG AGGGCAAAACCGACTACTATGCTAGGAAACGCTTGGTGATCcaggacaaaaataaatacaacacaCCCAAATACAGGATGATAGTTCGTGTAACTAACAGAGATATCATCTGTCAG ATTGCTTATGCGCGTATAGAGGGGGATATGATAGTCTGCGCAGCGTATGCACACGAACTACCAAAATACGGTGTGAAAGTTGGTCTAACAAATTACGCTGCGGCCTATTGTACTGGCCTGCTGCTGGCCCGCAGG CTTCTCAATAGGTTTGGCATGGACAAGATCTATGAAGGCCAAGTGGAGGTGACTGGAGATGAATACAATGTGGAGAGCATTGATGGTCAGCCTGGTGCCTTCACCTGCTACTTGGATGCAGGCCTTGCCAGAACTACAACTGGCAATAAAGTTTTTGGAGCCCTGAAGGGAGCTGTAGATGGAGGCTTGTCCATCCCTCACAG TACCAAACGATTCCCCGGTTATGATTCTGAAAGCAAGGAGTTCAATGCAGAAGTACATCGAAAGCACATCATGGGTCAGAACGTTGCAGATTACATGCGTTACTTAATGGAAGAGGATGAAGATTCTTACAAAAAACAATTCTCTCAGTACATAAAGAACAACGTAACTCCAGACATG ATGGAGGAGATGTATAAGAAAGCTCACACTGCCATACGAGAGAATCCAGTGTATGAGAAGAAGCCCAAGAGAGAAGTCAAAAAGAAGAG GTGGAACCGTCCCAAAATGTCCCTTGCCCAGAAGAAAGATCGGGTAGCTCAAAAGAAGGCAAGCTTCCTCAGAGCTCAGGAACGGGCTGCTGAGAGCTAA
- the Dipk1a gene encoding divergent protein kinase domain 1A isoform X3 encodes MARSLCPGAWLRKPCYLQCDKYKTGVIDGPACNSLCVTETLYFGKCLSTKPNNQMYLGIWDNLPGVVKCQMEQALHLDFGAELEPRKEVVLFDKPTRGTTVQKFKEMVYSLFKAKLGDQGNLSELVNLILTVADGDKDGQVSLGEAKSAWALLQLNEFLLMVILQDKEHTPKLMGFCGDLYVMESIEYTSLYGISLPWVIELFIPSGFRRSMDQLFTPSWPRKAKIAIGLLEFVEDVFHGPYGNFLMCDTSAKNLGYNDKYDLKMVDMRKIVPETNLKELIKDRHCESDLDCVYGTDCRTSCDQNTMRCTSEVIQPNLAKACQLLKDYLLRGAPNEIREELEKQLYSCIALKVTANQMEMEHSLILNNLKTLLWKKISYTNDS; translated from the exons tGTGACAAGTACAAGACTGGAGTGATTGACGGGCCTGCATGCAACAGCCTTTGTGTCACAGAAACTCTTTACTTTGGGAAATGCTTATCCACCAAGCCCAACAATCAG ATGTATTTAGGGATTTGGGATAATCTACCAGGTGTTGTGAAATGTCAAATGGAACAAGCACTTCATCTTGACTTTGGAGCTGAATTGGAGCCAAGAAAAGAAGTGGTGCTCTTTGATAAGCCAACGAGGGGGACCACTGTACAGAAGTTCAAAGAAATGGTCTACAGCCTCTTTAAG GCAAAGTTGGGGGACCAAGGAAACCTCTCTGAACTTGTTAATCTCATTTTGACGGTGGCTGATGGAGACAAAGATGGCCAGGTTTCCTTGGGAGAAGCAAAGTCAGCATGGGCACTTCTTCAGTTAAATGAATTTCTTCTTATGGTGATACTTCAAGATAAAGAACATACCCCTAAACTAATGGGGTTCTGTGGTGACCTCTATGTGATGGAAAGTATCGAATATACCTCTCTTTATGGAATAAGCCTTCCATGGGTCATTGAactttttattccatctgggttCAGAAGAAGCATGGATCAGTTGTTCACACCATCATGGCCTAGAAAGGCTAAAATAGCCATAGGACTTCTAGAATTTGTGGAAGACGTTTTCCATGGTCCCTATGGAAACTTTCTCATGTGTGATACTAGTGCCAAAAACCTAGGATATAATGATAAGTATGATTTGAAGATGGTGGATATGAGAAAAATTGTGCCAGAGACAAACCTAAAAGAACTTATTAAGGATCGCCACTGTGAGTCTGACCTGGACTGTGTTTATGGCACAGACTGCAGAACTAGCTGTGACCAGAACACAATGAGATGTACTTCAGAAGTAATACAGCCAAACTTGGCAAAAGCCTGTCAGTTACTCAAAGACTACTTACTGCGTGGTGCTCCAAATGAAATTCGTGAAGAATTAGAAAAGCAGCTTTATTCTTGTATCGCTCTCAAAGTCACAGCAAATCAAATGGAAATGGAACATTCTTTGATACTAAATAACCTAAAAACATTATTGTGGAAGAAAATTTCCTACACAAATGACTCTTAA
- the Dipk1a gene encoding divergent protein kinase domain 1A isoform X2 — protein sequence MKYLFFSWLVVFVGSWIIYVQYSTYTELCRGKDCKKIICDKYKTGVIDGPACNSLCVTETLYFGKCLSTKPNNQMYLGIWDNLPGVVKCQMEQALHLDFGAELEPRKEVVLFDKPTRGTTVQKFKEMVYSLFKAKLGDQGNLSELVNLILTVADGDKDGQVSLGEAKSAWALLQLNEFLLMVILQDKEHTPKLMGFCGDLYVMESIEYTSLYGISLPWVIELFIPSGFRRSMDQLFTPSWPRKAKIAIGLLEFVEDVFHGPYGNFLMCDTSAKNLGYNDKYDLKMVDMRKIVPETNLKELIKDRHCESDLDCVYGTDCRTSCDQNTMRCTSEVIQPNLAKACQLLKDYLLRGAPNEIREELEKQLYSCIALKVTANQMEMEHSLILNNLKTLLWKKISYTNDS from the exons tGTGACAAGTACAAGACTGGAGTGATTGACGGGCCTGCATGCAACAGCCTTTGTGTCACAGAAACTCTTTACTTTGGGAAATGCTTATCCACCAAGCCCAACAATCAG ATGTATTTAGGGATTTGGGATAATCTACCAGGTGTTGTGAAATGTCAAATGGAACAAGCACTTCATCTTGACTTTGGAGCTGAATTGGAGCCAAGAAAAGAAGTGGTGCTCTTTGATAAGCCAACGAGGGGGACCACTGTACAGAAGTTCAAAGAAATGGTCTACAGCCTCTTTAAG GCAAAGTTGGGGGACCAAGGAAACCTCTCTGAACTTGTTAATCTCATTTTGACGGTGGCTGATGGAGACAAAGATGGCCAGGTTTCCTTGGGAGAAGCAAAGTCAGCATGGGCACTTCTTCAGTTAAATGAATTTCTTCTTATGGTGATACTTCAAGATAAAGAACATACCCCTAAACTAATGGGGTTCTGTGGTGACCTCTATGTGATGGAAAGTATCGAATATACCTCTCTTTATGGAATAAGCCTTCCATGGGTCATTGAactttttattccatctgggttCAGAAGAAGCATGGATCAGTTGTTCACACCATCATGGCCTAGAAAGGCTAAAATAGCCATAGGACTTCTAGAATTTGTGGAAGACGTTTTCCATGGTCCCTATGGAAACTTTCTCATGTGTGATACTAGTGCCAAAAACCTAGGATATAATGATAAGTATGATTTGAAGATGGTGGATATGAGAAAAATTGTGCCAGAGACAAACCTAAAAGAACTTATTAAGGATCGCCACTGTGAGTCTGACCTGGACTGTGTTTATGGCACAGACTGCAGAACTAGCTGTGACCAGAACACAATGAGATGTACTTCAGAAGTAATACAGCCAAACTTGGCAAAAGCCTGTCAGTTACTCAAAGACTACTTACTGCGTGGTGCTCCAAATGAAATTCGTGAAGAATTAGAAAAGCAGCTTTATTCTTGTATCGCTCTCAAAGTCACAGCAAATCAAATGGAAATGGAACATTCTTTGATACTAAATAACCTAAAAACATTATTGTGGAAGAAAATTTCCTACACAAATGACTCTTAA